A stretch of Nonomuraea africana DNA encodes these proteins:
- a CDS encoding enolase C-terminal domain-like protein, whose product MPRVRELEVFRLVLPYGRRPETLLVRLTDHGGMSGWGELVSPEPKLWSALEEGLAAQLIGVDWEHPDQVPGGGSAVDMALWDLWTRMRGVPLAHALGGAGTSLMATVRLGLDPSTESLVSRVNQQVCGGYAHVTLDVRPGWDVEPVRAVRQAYPALSLAVDCGGAYTSPEQLVALDEYGLEVIERPFRVDDSYAHADLQDRVRASVAVEPRSTAELDDYLTLRAAKVLLLRPAALPSLSDARRAHDRAAAAGWDIQCAGGQGAGLSRAAAVAVASLPGCTLPCDVTQPPRNAQIVTPAVGASGGVVAVPLTQPGLGHTIDEERVRRLAKDAFRA is encoded by the coding sequence ATGCCGCGTGTGCGGGAGCTTGAGGTTTTCCGGCTGGTCCTGCCGTACGGCAGGCGGCCGGAGACACTGCTCGTCCGGCTCACCGACCACGGCGGGATGAGCGGATGGGGCGAGCTCGTCTCGCCCGAGCCGAAGCTGTGGAGCGCCCTGGAGGAGGGGCTGGCCGCCCAGCTGATCGGCGTCGACTGGGAGCACCCCGACCAGGTGCCCGGCGGAGGCAGCGCGGTCGACATGGCGCTGTGGGACCTCTGGACCAGGATGCGCGGCGTTCCCCTCGCCCACGCGCTGGGCGGCGCGGGCACCTCGCTGATGGCCACCGTCCGGCTGGGGCTCGACCCCTCGACCGAGAGCCTGGTCTCGCGGGTCAACCAGCAGGTCTGCGGCGGCTACGCGCACGTCACGCTGGACGTGCGGCCCGGCTGGGACGTCGAGCCGGTGCGCGCCGTACGGCAGGCCTACCCCGCGCTCAGCCTCGCGGTCGACTGCGGCGGCGCCTACACCTCACCTGAGCAGCTCGTGGCGCTGGACGAGTACGGTCTCGAGGTGATCGAGCGCCCGTTCCGCGTCGACGACTCCTACGCCCACGCCGACCTCCAGGACAGGGTGCGCGCCTCGGTCGCCGTGGAGCCCCGCTCGACCGCCGAGCTCGACGACTACCTCACCCTGCGCGCGGCCAAGGTGCTGCTGCTGCGGCCCGCCGCGCTGCCGTCCCTCAGCGACGCCAGGCGCGCGCACGACAGGGCGGCCGCGGCCGGCTGGGACATCCAGTGCGCGGGCGGGCAGGGCGCGGGGCTGTCCAGGGCGGCGGCGGTCGCCGTGGCGAGCCTGCCGGGCTGCACGCTGCCGTGCGACGTGACGCAGCCGCCGCGCAACGCGCAGATCGTGACCCCCGCGGTGGGGGCGTCGGGGGGAGTGGTGGCGGTGCCGCTCACCCAGCCGGGTCTCGGCCACACCATCGACGAGGAGCGGGTGCGGCGGCTGGCGAAGGACGCCTTCCGCGCCTGA
- a CDS encoding TetR/AcrR family transcriptional regulator C-terminal domain-containing protein: protein MEPVPAPPWRKTRPVKPVKPQLTQALIVETGLRIVDAEGLDALSMRRVAQELDTGPASLYAHVANKDELLDLIYERVLEEIELPAPEPERWAEQLREAVFAMHEVFNTHADIARVSLANIPTGANAMRVAEGMMAIMVEGGVPPTAAAIAIDRISLLVAADAHEGALYRGMQRASGMAEEEFVAEHFRQVEQYIRSLPADRFPYLARFANELVRPSGEERFAFGLDLMIAGLAAGAVRPMT, encoded by the coding sequence ATGGAGCCAGTGCCCGCGCCGCCGTGGCGCAAGACGCGCCCTGTCAAGCCGGTGAAGCCGCAGCTCACCCAGGCCCTCATCGTGGAGACCGGCCTGCGGATCGTGGATGCGGAGGGTCTCGACGCGCTGAGCATGCGCAGGGTCGCCCAGGAGCTCGACACCGGCCCCGCCTCGCTCTACGCGCACGTCGCGAACAAGGACGAGCTGCTGGACCTGATCTACGAGCGGGTCCTGGAGGAGATCGAGCTGCCCGCGCCCGAGCCGGAGCGGTGGGCCGAGCAGCTGCGCGAGGCGGTGTTCGCCATGCACGAGGTGTTCAACACCCACGCCGACATCGCGAGGGTCTCGCTGGCCAACATCCCCACCGGCGCCAACGCCATGCGCGTCGCCGAGGGCATGATGGCCATCATGGTCGAGGGAGGGGTGCCACCGACCGCCGCCGCCATCGCCATCGACCGCATCAGCCTGCTGGTCGCGGCCGACGCCCACGAGGGCGCGCTCTACCGCGGGATGCAGCGGGCCAGCGGCATGGCGGAGGAGGAGTTCGTCGCCGAGCATTTCCGCCAGGTCGAGCAGTACATACGCAGCCTGCCCGCCGACCGCTTCCCCTATCTGGCGCGTTTCGCCAACGAGCTGGTGCGGCCGAGCGGGGAGGAGAGGTTCGCGTTCGGCCTCGATCTGATGATCGCGGGCCTGGCCGCGGGTGCCGTCCGCCCAATGACCTAG
- a CDS encoding VWA domain-containing protein — MDERLRRWRLVLGGGDADGTGFAPQGSDARMDEALGAVYDPRPERAGGLGASAPRVARWLGDIRSYFPSTVVQVMQQDAIERLDLTSLLLEPEMLEAVEPDVHLVGTLLALNNVMPDRARESARAVVRRVVSALEREMAQRLRSAVDGALNRAARTHRPRRAADIDWDRTIRVNLRHYLPDRRTVVPSRLVGYARRQRGVQREVVLCVDQSGSMASSVVHAGVFGAVLASMRSLKTSLVVFDTAVADLTEHLHDPMEVLFGTQLGGGTDINRAVAYAKGLITRPADSIFVLVSDLFEGGVRQEMLRRIAAMTRAGVQVIVLLALSDDGAPFYDHDNAAALAAMGVPAFACTPDAFPALMAAAIERRDLAGWAERDPP; from the coding sequence GTGGATGAGCGGCTGCGCAGGTGGCGGCTGGTGCTGGGCGGCGGCGACGCGGACGGCACCGGGTTCGCCCCGCAGGGGAGCGACGCCCGGATGGACGAGGCGCTCGGCGCCGTCTACGACCCACGCCCCGAACGGGCGGGCGGGCTCGGTGCGTCGGCCCCGAGGGTGGCGCGCTGGCTCGGCGACATCAGGTCGTACTTCCCCTCGACCGTGGTCCAGGTCATGCAGCAGGACGCGATCGAGCGGCTCGACCTCACCAGCCTGCTGCTCGAACCCGAGATGCTCGAGGCGGTCGAGCCCGACGTGCACCTGGTCGGCACGCTGCTCGCGCTCAACAACGTCATGCCCGACAGGGCGCGCGAGTCGGCGAGGGCGGTGGTGCGCAGGGTCGTCTCCGCGCTCGAACGCGAGATGGCCCAGCGCCTCAGGTCGGCCGTCGACGGCGCGCTGAACAGGGCGGCCAGGACGCACCGGCCCAGGCGGGCGGCCGACATCGACTGGGACCGCACGATCAGGGTCAACCTCCGGCACTACCTGCCCGACCGGCGCACGGTCGTGCCGTCCAGGCTGGTCGGTTACGCGCGACGGCAGCGCGGCGTCCAGCGGGAGGTCGTGCTCTGCGTCGACCAGAGCGGCTCGATGGCCTCCTCGGTCGTCCACGCGGGGGTGTTCGGGGCGGTGCTGGCCTCGATGAGGTCGTTGAAGACGTCGCTGGTGGTGTTCGACACGGCGGTGGCCGATCTCACCGAGCACCTGCACGACCCGATGGAGGTGCTGTTCGGCACCCAGCTCGGCGGCGGCACCGACATCAACAGGGCGGTCGCCTACGCCAAGGGGCTGATCACCAGGCCGGCCGACTCGATCTTCGTCCTGGTCAGCGACCTGTTCGAGGGCGGCGTGCGGCAGGAGATGCTGCGCAGGATCGCGGCGATGACCAGGGCGGGGGTGCAGGTGATCGTGCTGCTCGCGCTGTCGGACGACGGCGCGCCCTTCTACGACCACGACAACGCGGCGGCGCTGGCGGCGATGGGGGTGCCGGCGTTCGCGTGCACACCCGACGCCTTCCCGGCCCTGATGGCGGCAGCCATCGAACGCCGCGACCTCGCGGGGTGGGCCGAACGCGACCCGCCCTGA
- a CDS encoding DUF5682 family protein, with the protein MSVTVLGVRHHGPGSARAVHAELARLRPDAILIEGPPEADGLIPLAPEMEPPVALLAHTPGSPRSAFWPFAVFSPEWQAILYGTTAGVPVRFVDLPAVHTLAMESDDSPHADPLGELAAAAGYDDPERWWEDVVEHRGDTPFQTIAEAMAAVREGHVPGPHEARREAHMRRCLRAAVKEGFERIAVVCGAWHVPALTGALPSATADNALLRGLPKVKAELTWVPWTYGRLAARSGYGAGITSPGWYHHLFAVADRPVERWLTSAAAVLREEGMAVSPAHVIEAVRLAESLAALRGRPLAGLSEVTEAVRAVLCDGDELLVRLVQRRLVVGDRLGTVSPRTPMVPLQRDLRDQQRRVKLGPEAVERELDLDLRKPLDLARSRLLHRLRLLGVDWGRPGESRGRGTFREVWRLAWRPEYDVVLIESAALGTSVESAATHRARTMATGGSAHPETPVPGPAPGLLPGPAPGLLPGPAAGPPPGPAAHGVPGSGAHRASGAAHGVSLAELTGLVERCLLADLGGALPEVLAALSNRAALDTDVTHLMAALPAMVRAQRYGDVRGTPSDGLEAIAESMLDRICAGLPVAVTGIDDEAAAGLVEHLEAVHAAVALLTPPPTAGGSGGGPPASVGETPSDHDTGGVGRVSEGAGEGSGGLVPGGVPSGRVPAGWRRWVVTLRAVCDRARPHPLIEGRLTRLLLDAGELTPSDAGDRMARSMSRGNPPARAAAWVEGFMAGKGLLLVHDSRLLSLVDGWLIGLTPEEFTGVLPLLRRTFSRFEAPERRAIGERVRASGTAADGRRREVDEGRAAAAVRTARLILGVPRG; encoded by the coding sequence GTGAGCGTCACCGTCCTCGGGGTCAGGCACCATGGGCCGGGCTCGGCGCGGGCCGTCCACGCCGAGCTCGCCCGGCTGCGCCCCGACGCGATCCTCATCGAGGGGCCGCCCGAGGCCGACGGGCTGATCCCCCTCGCGCCCGAGATGGAGCCGCCGGTCGCGTTGCTCGCGCACACGCCGGGCTCGCCGCGCTCCGCGTTCTGGCCATTCGCGGTGTTCTCGCCCGAATGGCAGGCCATCCTGTACGGCACGACGGCGGGCGTCCCGGTGCGCTTCGTCGACCTGCCCGCCGTCCACACGCTGGCCATGGAGAGCGACGACAGCCCGCACGCCGACCCCCTCGGCGAGCTGGCGGCGGCGGCCGGATACGACGACCCCGAGCGCTGGTGGGAGGACGTCGTCGAGCACAGGGGCGACACCCCCTTCCAGACGATCGCCGAGGCGATGGCCGCCGTGCGGGAGGGCCACGTGCCGGGTCCGCACGAGGCGCGCCGCGAGGCCCACATGCGCCGCTGCCTGCGCGCGGCGGTGAAGGAGGGTTTCGAGCGGATCGCGGTGGTGTGCGGGGCCTGGCACGTCCCCGCCCTCACCGGGGCGCTGCCGTCCGCGACGGCCGACAACGCGCTGCTGCGCGGGCTGCCCAAGGTGAAGGCCGAGCTGACCTGGGTGCCCTGGACGTACGGCAGGCTCGCCGCGCGCAGCGGCTACGGCGCGGGCATCACCTCGCCCGGCTGGTACCACCACCTGTTCGCCGTCGCCGACCGGCCGGTCGAACGCTGGCTCACGTCGGCGGCGGCGGTGCTCAGGGAGGAGGGCATGGCCGTCTCTCCCGCTCACGTCATCGAGGCCGTACGGCTGGCCGAGAGCCTCGCGGCGCTGCGCGGGCGGCCCCTCGCCGGGCTGAGCGAGGTCACCGAGGCGGTGCGCGCGGTGCTGTGCGACGGCGACGAGCTCCTCGTGCGGCTGGTCCAGCGGCGGCTGGTGGTGGGCGATCGGCTCGGCACGGTCAGCCCGCGCACCCCGATGGTGCCGCTGCAGCGCGACCTGCGCGACCAGCAGCGGCGGGTGAAGCTCGGCCCCGAGGCGGTGGAGCGGGAGCTCGACCTCGACCTGCGCAAGCCGCTCGACCTGGCGCGCAGCCGCCTGCTGCACCGGTTGCGGCTGCTCGGGGTCGACTGGGGGCGGCCGGGGGAGTCGCGGGGAAGGGGGACGTTCAGGGAGGTGTGGCGGCTGGCGTGGCGTCCCGAGTACGACGTCGTCCTGATCGAGTCGGCCGCCCTCGGCACCAGCGTGGAGTCCGCCGCCACCCATCGCGCCCGCACCATGGCCACCGGCGGCTCGGCTCATCCCGAGACTCCCGTTCCCGGCCCAGCTCCCGGACTGCTTCCCGGCCCGGCTCCCGGACTGCTTCCCGGCCCGGCTGCTGGCCCGCCTCCCGGTCCGGCTGCTCACGGAGTTCCCGGTTCGGGTGCTCACCGGGCTTCGGGGGCGGCTCACGGGGTGTCGTTGGCGGAGTTGACCGGGCTGGTGGAGCGGTGCCTGCTGGCCGACCTGGGCGGGGCGCTGCCTGAGGTGCTGGCCGCGCTGTCGAACAGGGCGGCCCTCGACACCGACGTCACCCATCTCATGGCCGCCCTGCCCGCGATGGTGCGCGCCCAGCGGTACGGGGACGTGCGCGGGACCCCGTCGGACGGTCTCGAGGCGATCGCGGAGTCGATGCTGGACCGGATCTGCGCGGGGTTGCCGGTGGCGGTGACGGGGATCGACGACGAGGCGGCCGCTGGGCTGGTCGAACACCTCGAGGCCGTCCACGCCGCCGTCGCCCTCCTGACCCCACCACCAACGGCCGGAGGGTCGGGCGGGGGCCCTCCCGCGAGTGTGGGAGAGACCCCTTCCGATCACGACACCGGGGGTGTGGGTCGTGTCTCTGAGGGTGCGGGGGAGGGCTCTGGAGGTCTTGTCCCTGGGGGCGTTCCATCGGGTCGTGTCCCGGCGGGGTGGAGGCGGTGGGTGGTGACGTTGCGGGCCGTTTGCGACCGCGCTCGCCCGCATCCGCTCATCGAGGGGCGCCTCACCCGGCTCCTTCTCGACGCGGGCGAGCTCACCCCCTCCGATGCGGGCGACCGCATGGCGCGGTCGATGTCCAGGGGCAATCCTCCTGCCAGGGCGGCCGCGTGGGTGGAGGGGTTCATGGCGGGCAAGGGGCTGCTGCTCGTGCACGACTCCCGCCTGCTCTCCCTGGTGGACGGCTGGCTGATCGGCCTCACCCCCGAGGAGTTCACCGGCGTGCTCCCGCTGCTGCGCCGTACCTTCAGCAGGTTCGAGGCACCCGAGCGGCGCGCGATCGGCGAGCGCGTCCGAGCCTCCGGCACCGCCGCCGACGGGCGACGGCGCGAGGTGGACGAAGGCAGGGCCGCGGCGGCCGTACGGACAGCGCGGCTGATCCTGGGGGTGCCACGTGGATGA
- a CDS encoding DUF5691 domain-containing protein produces MTDRWAELVSAALVGTDRRPYDGDLLGDAAVEVVRLRAGQVAPGAAAGRPTVAPAPAEEREAVGRAAAARLARILGGEHPRVLPEWLAAAAATGRRVPPQVLPELLDKGARDRSIRPQLGVLAGRRGRWLAALNPSWSYLLEEPTGEIWELGSQGDRRAYLADLRGKDPEAARRLLEEAWEKETPDDRARLLPLLDEGLSMADEPFLESALDDRRREVRQAAADLLTRLPESRLAGRMADRAARCLRVEGATIVVEPPAACDRSMERDGIRARPPRGTGERAWWLQQVVSRAPLRMWSTALLRTKIPDWAREVRSGWVRAAVLQRDPVWARALFACDPLADLLAVLPPVDQDEVAADFVRRHGVDGQMIMVLGGAATPWRQGLAQAVLSKIRQVAVTQPWNLSELSAMAGERIDPSLHFLAEGVEGVPGLLRFRADMMKELR; encoded by the coding sequence GTGACCGACAGGTGGGCGGAGCTGGTGTCGGCCGCGCTGGTCGGCACGGACCGCCGGCCGTACGACGGTGACCTGCTGGGTGACGCGGCGGTCGAGGTGGTGCGCCTGCGCGCGGGCCAGGTCGCTCCCGGAGCCGCGGCCGGGCGGCCGACGGTGGCGCCCGCGCCGGCGGAGGAGCGCGAGGCGGTCGGGCGCGCGGCGGCCGCGCGGCTGGCGCGCATCCTCGGCGGCGAGCACCCTCGCGTCCTGCCCGAATGGCTGGCCGCGGCGGCCGCCACCGGGCGCAGGGTGCCGCCGCAGGTGCTGCCCGAGCTGCTCGACAAAGGCGCAAGAGACCGTTCGATCAGGCCGCAGCTCGGCGTGCTCGCGGGACGGCGCGGCAGGTGGCTGGCCGCGCTCAACCCCTCCTGGTCCTACCTGCTGGAGGAGCCCACCGGCGAGATCTGGGAGCTGGGCAGCCAGGGCGACCGCAGGGCCTACCTGGCCGACCTGCGCGGCAAGGACCCTGAGGCGGCCAGGCGCCTGCTCGAGGAGGCCTGGGAGAAGGAGACGCCCGACGACCGGGCGCGCCTCCTTCCGCTGCTGGACGAAGGGCTGTCGATGGCCGACGAGCCGTTCCTCGAGAGCGCGCTCGACGACCGGCGCAGGGAAGTGCGCCAGGCGGCCGCAGATCTTCTGACCAGGCTCCCCGAGTCACGCCTCGCGGGCCGGATGGCCGACAGGGCCGCCCGCTGCCTGCGCGTCGAGGGGGCGACGATCGTGGTCGAGCCGCCCGCCGCGTGCGACAGGTCCATGGAGCGCGACGGCATCAGGGCGAGACCGCCCAGGGGTACGGGCGAGCGCGCCTGGTGGCTGCAGCAGGTGGTCTCGCGGGCGCCGCTGCGGATGTGGAGCACCGCGCTGCTCAGGACGAAGATCCCCGACTGGGCCCGCGAGGTGCGGTCGGGGTGGGTGCGGGCCGCGGTGCTGCAGCGGGATCCCGTGTGGGCCAGGGCGCTGTTCGCGTGCGACCCGCTGGCCGATCTGCTGGCCGTCCTGCCGCCGGTCGACCAGGACGAGGTGGCCGCCGACTTCGTGCGCAGGCACGGCGTCGACGGCCAGATGATCATGGTCTTGGGCGGGGCGGCGACCCCGTGGCGGCAGGGGCTCGCCCAGGCCGTGCTGAGCAAGATCAGGCAGGTGGCGGTGACCCAGCCGTGGAACCTCAGCGAGCTGTCGGCGATGGCGGGCGAGCGCATCGACCCCTCGCTGCACTTTCTCGCCGAAGGCGTCGAGGGCGTGCCGGGCCTGCTGCGTTTCCGCGCCGACATGATGAAGGAGCTGCGTTGA
- a CDS encoding DHA2 family efflux MFS transporter permease subunit, which translates to MNSPMTATTLERPAAYRWRWPALFVILAAEVMDLIDALITQIAAPTIQKEIGGSAGLIQWLVSGYTLAMAVGLITGGRLGDLYGRKRMFVIGALGFTVASLLCGVSVSPEMLIGSRVLQGLFGAVMIPQGLGLIKEMFPPEEIGKAFGLFGPVMTISSVGGPVLAGWLVDADLFGTGWRMIFLINLPIGLAAVLAALKFLPEFRLSNATRLDLVGMLLVSAAAFLLIFPLIQGQEAGWPAWTFVCMAGSIAMFALFGAYESRRQRAGKDPLVTPGLFRKRAFTGGLVAGLSFFTGMIGLSLVFMLYVQEGLHFSPLKAGLTGLPQAIGGVVGFGIAMALVAKLGRTLLQIGTGVMAAGAGALGLTIHLAGLDIDAWQLAPGLALVGIGMGLTMAPFFDIVLAGVEPHESGSASGTLTAIQQLGGALGAALLGTLFFNLLKSQWSFGDAMQVMVGVEIGLLLVTCALSFLLPRHAREEPAH; encoded by the coding sequence ATGAACTCCCCCATGACGGCCACGACGCTGGAGCGTCCCGCCGCCTACCGGTGGCGCTGGCCCGCCCTGTTCGTGATCCTCGCCGCCGAGGTGATGGACCTGATCGACGCGCTGATCACGCAGATCGCCGCGCCCACCATCCAGAAGGAGATCGGCGGCTCGGCCGGCCTGATCCAGTGGCTGGTCTCCGGCTACACGCTGGCGATGGCGGTCGGCCTGATCACCGGCGGCCGTCTCGGCGACCTCTACGGCCGCAAGCGCATGTTCGTGATCGGCGCGCTCGGTTTCACCGTCGCGTCGCTGCTGTGCGGCGTGTCCGTGAGCCCCGAGATGCTGATCGGCTCGCGCGTGCTGCAGGGCCTGTTCGGCGCCGTCATGATCCCCCAGGGCCTCGGCCTGATCAAGGAGATGTTCCCGCCGGAGGAGATTGGCAAGGCGTTCGGCCTGTTCGGGCCCGTCATGACCATCTCCTCGGTCGGCGGACCCGTGCTGGCGGGATGGCTGGTCGACGCCGACCTGTTCGGCACCGGCTGGCGCATGATCTTCCTGATCAACCTGCCGATCGGGCTGGCCGCCGTGCTCGCCGCGCTGAAGTTCCTGCCCGAGTTCCGCCTCTCGAACGCCACCAGGCTCGACCTCGTCGGCATGCTCCTGGTCTCCGCCGCCGCGTTCCTGCTGATCTTCCCGCTCATCCAGGGCCAGGAGGCCGGCTGGCCGGCCTGGACCTTCGTCTGCATGGCGGGCTCGATCGCGATGTTCGCCCTCTTCGGCGCCTACGAGTCACGCCGGCAGCGCGCGGGCAAGGACCCGCTCGTCACGCCCGGCCTGTTCCGCAAGCGCGCCTTCACCGGCGGCCTCGTCGCGGGGCTGTCCTTCTTCACCGGCATGATCGGGCTGTCGCTGGTCTTCATGCTCTACGTCCAGGAGGGACTCCACTTCAGCCCGCTCAAGGCGGGCCTGACCGGCCTGCCCCAGGCGATCGGCGGCGTGGTCGGCTTCGGCATCGCCATGGCCCTGGTCGCGAAGCTGGGCAGGACACTGCTGCAGATCGGGACCGGGGTCATGGCGGCGGGCGCCGGCGCGCTCGGACTGACCATCCACCTGGCGGGGCTCGACATCGACGCCTGGCAGCTGGCTCCCGGGCTCGCCCTGGTCGGCATCGGGATGGGACTGACCATGGCGCCGTTCTTCGACATCGTCCTGGCCGGCGTCGAGCCACACGAGTCGGGCTCTGCCTCCGGGACGCTCACGGCGATCCAGCAGCTCGGCGGGGCGCTCGGCGCGGCCCTCCTGGGCACGCTGTTCTTCAACCTGCTCAAGAGTCAGTGGAGCTTCGGCGACGCGATGCAGGTGATGGTGGGGGTGGAGATCGGGCTGCTGCTCGTCACCTGCGCGCTCTCCTTCCTGCTGCCCCGACACGCTCGCGAGGAGCCCGCCCACTGA
- a CDS encoding MFS transporter: protein MTATVETAPPVSVISAKYRSLSSGLVALVMLVAFEAMAVATAMPVVARELDGMHLYNLAFSATLAASVIATVLGGRWSDVKGPLPPIAVGVVTFVAGLLVAGFAPTMEIFVGGRFVQGLGAGLIQVSLYVLVARAYPQAMHPKVFALFSAAWVIPSMVGPAIAGLVVENVDWRWVFLGVALIVVPSALLLWRGTAGQRLDGGAAEPAPGLGGKLVWATLTAVAAALIQYGSALALGGIPLLAGGVVLLAVALPKLLLPGSLKAARGLPSAPVLRGLAFGSLTASQVLIPLMLISERDLSPTGAGIVLTVGALGWSTGSWIKGRGTIGNLTAMRGGAILIALGIALIALVLVDAVPIALAYVAMALSGLGIGALHPTVSVLVLEMSKQGEEGQNTAAVGVGESVFTVVAVAVTGALFTASGEMYLVGFGFTFVLAILAALIAPRFAQSAPAGTMEGVRS, encoded by the coding sequence ATGACTGCGACTGTTGAGACCGCACCCCCGGTCAGCGTGATATCCGCGAAGTACCGTTCGCTCAGCTCTGGACTCGTCGCCCTCGTCATGCTGGTGGCGTTCGAGGCGATGGCCGTGGCCACGGCCATGCCGGTCGTGGCCAGGGAGCTCGACGGCATGCACCTGTACAACCTGGCCTTCAGCGCCACCCTCGCGGCCAGCGTGATCGCCACGGTGCTCGGTGGCAGATGGAGCGACGTGAAGGGCCCGCTGCCGCCCATCGCCGTCGGTGTGGTGACCTTCGTCGCGGGACTGCTGGTCGCCGGTTTCGCCCCCACGATGGAGATCTTCGTGGGCGGTCGCTTCGTCCAGGGCCTGGGCGCGGGCCTGATCCAGGTCTCCCTGTACGTGCTCGTCGCGAGGGCCTACCCGCAGGCGATGCATCCGAAGGTCTTCGCGCTGTTCTCCGCGGCATGGGTGATCCCGTCCATGGTGGGCCCCGCGATCGCCGGCCTGGTCGTGGAGAACGTCGACTGGCGCTGGGTGTTCCTCGGCGTGGCGCTGATCGTCGTCCCCTCCGCCCTGCTGCTCTGGCGGGGTACGGCGGGCCAGCGGCTCGACGGCGGCGCCGCCGAGCCCGCCCCCGGTCTGGGCGGCAAGCTGGTCTGGGCCACCCTGACCGCCGTGGCCGCCGCCCTCATCCAGTACGGCAGCGCGCTGGCGCTCGGCGGGATCCCGCTGCTGGCCGGCGGCGTCGTGCTGCTGGCCGTGGCGCTGCCCAAGTTGCTGCTGCCCGGCTCCCTCAAGGCTGCCCGCGGCCTGCCGAGCGCCCCGGTGCTGCGCGGCCTGGCCTTCGGCTCGCTGACCGCCTCGCAGGTGCTGATCCCGCTCATGCTGATCAGCGAGCGCGACCTGTCGCCGACCGGCGCGGGCATCGTGCTGACCGTCGGCGCGCTGGGCTGGTCCACCGGCTCGTGGATCAAGGGCCGCGGCACGATCGGCAACCTCACCGCCATGCGCGGCGGCGCCATCCTCATCGCTCTCGGCATCGCGCTCATCGCGCTCGTGCTGGTCGACGCGGTGCCCATCGCGCTGGCCTACGTCGCCATGGCACTGTCGGGCCTCGGCATCGGCGCCCTGCACCCCACGGTCTCGGTGCTGGTGCTGGAGATGTCCAAGCAGGGCGAGGAGGGACAGAACACCGCCGCCGTCGGCGTCGGGGAGTCCGTCTTCACCGTCGTCGCCGTCGCGGTCACCGGAGCGCTGTTCACCGCCTCGGGCGAGATGTACCTCGTCGGGTTCGGCTTCACTTTCGTCCTGGCCATCCTGGCCGCGCTCATCGCGCCCCGTTTTGCGCAGTCCGCTCCGGCGGGCACCATGGAGGGAGTCCGTTCTTAG
- a CDS encoding ATP-binding protein — MTTVLRPHAEDDHAEELALLAKEDDRVRPPGWKLSPWAVTTYLLGDGDRITPKYVGARRVVEVAVATLATDRALLLLGVPGTAKTWLSEHLAAAISGDSTLLVQGTAGTAEESIRYGWNYARLLAEGPSREALTPSPVMRAMAEGRIARVEELTRMPSDVQDALITVLSEKTLPIPELNQEVQARRGFNVIATANDRDRGVNELSSALRRRFNTVVLSLPATAEEEVDIVTRRVAQLGRSLELPEATTGMSEIRRVVTVFRELRDGVTEDGRTKVKSPSGTLSTAEAISVLTNGLALAAHFGDGVLRAADVAAGIVGAVVQEPVSDQVVWREYLETVVREREDWRDFYRACREVS, encoded by the coding sequence TTGACCACCGTGCTGCGGCCGCACGCCGAAGACGACCACGCCGAGGAGCTGGCGCTGCTGGCCAAGGAGGACGACAGGGTCAGACCGCCCGGCTGGAAGCTGTCGCCGTGGGCGGTCACGACCTACCTGCTCGGCGACGGCGACCGGATCACCCCGAAGTACGTCGGCGCCAGGCGCGTCGTCGAGGTGGCCGTCGCCACGCTGGCCACCGACCGCGCGCTGCTGCTGCTCGGCGTGCCGGGCACCGCCAAGACGTGGCTGTCGGAGCACCTGGCCGCCGCCATCAGCGGCGACTCCACCCTCCTGGTGCAGGGTACGGCGGGCACAGCCGAGGAGTCGATCCGCTACGGCTGGAACTACGCCAGGCTGCTGGCCGAGGGGCCCTCGCGGGAGGCGCTGACGCCGTCCCCCGTCATGCGCGCCATGGCCGAGGGCCGGATCGCGCGGGTGGAGGAGCTGACCCGCATGCCGTCCGACGTGCAGGACGCGCTGATCACCGTCCTGTCGGAGAAGACGCTGCCGATCCCCGAGCTCAACCAGGAGGTGCAGGCGCGGCGCGGGTTCAACGTCATCGCCACCGCCAACGACCGCGACAGGGGCGTCAACGAGCTGTCCAGCGCCCTGCGGCGGCGCTTCAACACCGTCGTGCTGTCCCTGCCGGCCACCGCCGAGGAGGAGGTCGACATCGTCACGCGGCGCGTCGCCCAGCTCGGCCGGTCGCTGGAGCTGCCCGAGGCGACGACCGGGATGTCCGAGATCCGCAGGGTCGTCACCGTCTTCCGCGAGCTGCGCGACGGCGTCACCGAGGACGGGCGCACCAAGGTCAAGTCGCCGAGCGGCACCCTGTCCACCGCCGAGGCCATCTCCGTGCTGACCAACGGCCTCGCCCTGGCCGCCCACTTCGGCGACGGGGTCCTGCGGGCTGCCGACGTGGCGGCCGGCATCGTCGGCGCGGTCGTGCAGGAGCCGGTGTCCGACCAGGTGGTGTGGCGCGAATACCTCGAGACCGTCGTGCGCGAACGCGAAGACTGGCGCGACTTCTACCGCGCCTGCAGGGAGGTCTCCTGA